The Polyangia bacterium genome has a window encoding:
- a CDS encoding efflux RND transporter periplasmic adaptor subunit — protein MTHPDASVSEDSHGPVGKRISNVKRVAIAGGICLVVIGVLAGLKFAQISALIGAGKAAKAAGPPPVAVGTEVATAADWPSVFEAVGSVTAARGVTISNDSPGVVHAIRFDSGAQVRAGQVLVELDAAVERAQLASLKAHLRLAATTAGRTRLLAEKGAFTKAQLDADEAQLKTTTADVAALEAQIERKIVRAPFAGKLGIRLVNLGQYLNPGTPITVLESTEAVVVDFTIPQQELAHIPVGAVTRVVLPGTQPPQTLEGKISAAEPNADPTTRAVRMRASVNDKKAQLRPGMFVNVSVVLPEQTKVVSVPATAIARAPFGDSVYVVEPRKDAKGAPVNGRDGKPAKMARQQFVRAGQARGDFVAIMDGVTAGQEVVTQGVFKLRNGAPIVVNNQLKLSPSETPRPENH, from the coding sequence GTGACTCACCCGGATGCATCGGTCTCGGAGGACTCCCACGGCCCGGTCGGGAAGCGGATCTCGAACGTCAAGCGAGTCGCCATCGCCGGCGGTATTTGCCTGGTCGTCATCGGGGTGCTCGCGGGTCTCAAGTTCGCGCAGATTTCCGCCCTGATTGGCGCGGGCAAGGCGGCGAAAGCGGCGGGGCCTCCCCCGGTGGCGGTGGGAACGGAGGTCGCCACCGCCGCTGACTGGCCGTCCGTGTTCGAGGCTGTCGGCAGCGTCACTGCCGCTCGCGGCGTGACCATCAGCAATGACAGTCCCGGCGTCGTCCACGCCATCCGCTTCGACTCCGGAGCGCAGGTGCGCGCCGGCCAGGTGCTGGTCGAGCTCGATGCCGCCGTCGAGCGCGCCCAGCTGGCGTCGCTCAAGGCGCACCTGCGGCTGGCCGCCACCACAGCCGGACGCACCCGGCTGCTCGCCGAGAAGGGGGCCTTCACCAAGGCGCAACTCGATGCTGACGAGGCGCAGCTCAAGACGACCACCGCCGATGTGGCGGCGCTCGAAGCCCAGATCGAACGGAAGATCGTGCGCGCCCCCTTCGCGGGCAAGCTCGGCATCCGCCTGGTCAACCTTGGCCAGTACCTGAATCCCGGCACGCCGATCACGGTGCTCGAGTCGACGGAGGCGGTGGTCGTCGACTTCACCATTCCCCAGCAGGAGCTGGCGCACATTCCCGTTGGGGCGGTGACCCGCGTCGTGCTGCCCGGTACGCAGCCGCCGCAAACGCTGGAGGGCAAGATCTCCGCGGCAGAACCGAACGCCGATCCCACCACCCGCGCCGTCAGAATGCGCGCCAGCGTCAACGATAAAAAGGCTCAGCTTCGGCCCGGAATGTTCGTCAACGTTTCGGTGGTGCTTCCGGAGCAGACGAAAGTGGTCTCGGTCCCGGCCACGGCGATCGCCCGTGCTCCCTTCGGAGATTCGGTCTACGTGGTGGAACCTCGCAAGGACGCCAAGGGTGCCCCGGTGAACGGCCGCGATGGCAAGCCAGCCAAGATGGCCCGCCAGCAATTCGTCCGCGCGGGGCAGGCCCGCGGCGACTTCGTCGCCATCATGGATGGAGTCACGGCCGGGCAGGAGGTGGTCACCCAGGGCGTCTTCAAGCTGCGCAACGGCGCCCCCATCGTGGTCAACAACCAGCTCAAGCTGTCGCCCTCCGAAACGCCGCGGCCGGAGAATCACTGA
- a CDS encoding alpha/beta fold hydrolase: protein MNFISTPHCWLHTRLAVSAVALLNSGCATRAAPAPVTAIPPLATIPVAASGQPAAPAAPVPTDLLAVAAERFLTAFRRGDDQAACSQFEPIMASKMPAARLTSVRQKLGQAHGPLPSWTAVETKSLPPYEGRFYRLTFAFGSLIARIIFVPQTQQVTGLFFAADTVFQPPAPAQSPGAEAAISTHDVTIGPNLGATITWPQAIGGAALPAVVLVPGSGVVDRDETVGAARPFRDLAAGLARHGIVTIRYDKRTFARPDLLIANPRATVEDECIQDALAAIALVRWQPRVDPARVFVAGHSLGAMLAPEIATRAGRIAGVIMLAAPARPVLDELIDQLKQADKQRHQPREGNA from the coding sequence ATGAACTTCATCTCCACCCCGCACTGCTGGCTGCATACGCGTCTAGCCGTCAGCGCGGTCGCCTTGCTCAACAGCGGTTGCGCCACCCGGGCCGCGCCCGCACCGGTTACCGCCATCCCGCCGCTCGCCACCATCCCAGTTGCAGCAAGCGGCCAACCAGCCGCGCCGGCCGCCCCCGTGCCCACCGACCTTCTGGCGGTCGCGGCGGAAAGATTTCTGACCGCCTTTCGCCGCGGCGACGATCAGGCGGCGTGCAGTCAGTTCGAACCGATCATGGCCAGCAAGATGCCCGCCGCGCGGTTGACCTCGGTTCGCCAGAAGCTGGGCCAGGCGCACGGGCCGCTGCCGTCATGGACAGCGGTGGAGACCAAGAGTCTGCCGCCGTACGAAGGGCGTTTTTACCGGCTGACGTTCGCTTTTGGCTCGCTGATCGCGCGCATCATTTTCGTGCCGCAGACGCAGCAGGTCACCGGGCTGTTCTTCGCGGCCGACACCGTCTTTCAGCCGCCGGCGCCGGCGCAGTCACCCGGCGCAGAAGCCGCCATCAGCACCCACGACGTGACCATCGGACCCAACCTGGGCGCCACCATCACGTGGCCACAAGCGATCGGCGGCGCTGCGCTGCCCGCGGTGGTTTTGGTCCCGGGTAGCGGCGTCGTCGACCGTGACGAGACGGTGGGCGCCGCGCGCCCTTTTCGCGATCTGGCCGCTGGCCTGGCCCGGCACGGAATCGTGACCATTCGTTATGACAAGCGCACGTTCGCCCGCCCCGATTTGCTGATCGCCAATCCGCGCGCCACCGTCGAAGACGAGTGCATCCAGGACGCGCTGGCGGCGATCGCGCTGGTGCGCTGGCAGCCGCGCGTGGATCCGGCGCGCGTGTTCGTCGCCGGACACAGCCTGGGCGCGATGCTGGCGCCAGAGATCGCCACCCGGGCCGGGCGCATCGCCGGCGTGATCATGCTGGCCGCCCCCGCCCGCCCGGTGCTGGACGAGCTGATCGATCAGCTAAAACAAGCCGACAAGCAGCGGCATCAGCCACGCGAAGGCAACGCGTAG
- a CDS encoding carboxypeptidase regulatory-like domain-containing protein produces the protein MPSSALLVIVAVALTAGSCAGINGGAGTGGGGAGGNLPILQNDGGGSDLAPIDAHAETGEGVDMAIDVQGGCRNLACQQTSCKVGGCQQQPCANGAKTTVSGTVYDPAGDVPLYGIAVFVPNAPLSPLPQGVACTHCQATIENALSVALTDVKGNFVLDDVPVGENIPMVMEVGKWRRAVTIDVVAACTNTPLNDPNFTRLPRNQSEGDLPKIALTTGGHDALECLLRKVGIDDSEFSPTDGKGHVNLFAGEGGTDRYAPSLNGGAMFTPVQPWWDSVDNLKPYDMILYSCEGNPKATNKSAAAVKAFQAYAEAGGRSFASHWHNYWFEQAAPPLSTVATFDNQTSPLSEYPSMVDVSFPKGAAMADWLNNVGATPTRGQLTIEGARNTVTALDSGLAQKWLYGDSPSTVQYFSANTPIGSVEDQQCGRVVYSDIHVSSGAKPGFPRDRSLNGPGDPDLGFPFPTGCVTQGMTPQELALVFMLFDMQSCILGGVPVIP, from the coding sequence ATGCCTTCGTCTGCGCTGCTCGTGATCGTCGCCGTGGCGCTGACCGCGGGGTCGTGCGCGGGAATCAACGGCGGGGCCGGTACCGGCGGTGGCGGCGCGGGCGGCAACCTTCCCATCTTGCAAAACGACGGCGGCGGCTCTGACTTGGCGCCGATCGATGCTCACGCGGAGACAGGCGAAGGCGTGGACATGGCCATCGATGTTCAGGGCGGCTGTCGGAACCTGGCCTGTCAGCAGACGTCGTGCAAGGTTGGCGGCTGCCAGCAGCAGCCGTGCGCGAACGGCGCCAAGACCACGGTCTCGGGCACGGTGTACGATCCTGCCGGCGACGTTCCGCTTTACGGCATCGCGGTGTTCGTTCCCAACGCGCCGCTGTCGCCGCTGCCGCAGGGCGTGGCCTGCACACACTGTCAGGCCACCATTGAAAACGCGTTGAGCGTCGCGTTGACCGACGTCAAAGGAAACTTTGTCCTGGACGACGTGCCGGTCGGCGAGAACATTCCCATGGTCATGGAGGTCGGCAAGTGGCGGCGCGCGGTCACCATCGACGTGGTGGCGGCGTGCACGAACACGCCCCTGAACGATCCGAATTTCACCCGGTTGCCGCGCAATCAGTCGGAAGGCGACCTGCCCAAGATCGCGCTGACCACCGGCGGCCACGACGCCCTGGAATGTTTACTGCGTAAGGTGGGCATCGACGACAGCGAGTTTTCGCCCACCGACGGCAAAGGCCACGTCAATCTGTTCGCCGGTGAGGGCGGCACCGATCGCTACGCGCCGAGCTTGAACGGGGGCGCGATGTTCACGCCGGTCCAGCCCTGGTGGGACAGCGTCGACAACCTCAAGCCCTACGACATGATCTTGTATTCCTGCGAGGGCAACCCGAAGGCCACCAACAAGAGCGCAGCGGCGGTGAAGGCCTTTCAGGCTTACGCGGAAGCGGGCGGGCGCAGCTTTGCGTCGCACTGGCACAACTACTGGTTCGAACAGGCGGCGCCGCCGCTGTCGACGGTGGCGACGTTCGACAATCAAACTTCGCCGCTAAGTGAATACCCGTCCATGGTCGACGTTTCTTTTCCCAAAGGCGCCGCGATGGCCGATTGGTTGAACAACGTGGGCGCCACGCCGACGCGCGGCCAGCTGACCATCGAGGGGGCGCGCAACACCGTCACGGCGCTGGACAGCGGCCTGGCGCAAAAGTGGCTTTATGGCGATTCTCCCAGCACGGTGCAGTATTTCAGCGCCAACACCCCGATCGGCTCGGTCGAGGACCAGCAGTGCGGGCGCGTGGTCTACAGCGACATTCACGTGTCGTCGGGGGCCAAGCCCGGGTTCCCGCGCGATCGTTCGTTGAACGGTCCCGGCGATCCGGATCTGGGGTTTCCTTTTCCCACCGGCTGCGTGACGCAAGGGATGACGCCGCAAGAGCTGGCCCTGGTCTTCATGCTGTTCGACATGCAGTCGTGCATCTTGGGAGGCGTGCCGGTCATTCCATGA
- a CDS encoding alpha/beta hydrolase, with protein sequence MLRLDRPSVALGLLWLLPTLAGCGLFWRAPVPMRAIDYPSPQGQAKCLVVFLPGMGDEAEAFAQHGMVEEIRRRSLAVDVVAANATIGYYSHGVFADRLATDVIAPRRARGYQQTWLIGPSMGGFGTLFYARQRLGDVTGVLALAPFLGDRGLIDEVRQAGGLDRWKGPPRVDQMNSHNYQRELLRWLQAATRGQEPAPILNIGFGNTDKLARADQLLAAVLPPDHVFHTDGGHNWGPWRALLAQFLDRGDLAKSCRYSQYPMGVHASGQ encoded by the coding sequence ATGCTCAGGCTGGACCGCCCATCGGTGGCGCTGGGACTGCTGTGGCTGCTGCCGACGCTGGCCGGCTGCGGCCTGTTCTGGCGCGCCCCGGTGCCGATGCGCGCCATCGACTATCCATCGCCGCAAGGCCAGGCGAAGTGCCTGGTGGTGTTCCTGCCGGGCATGGGTGACGAGGCCGAGGCGTTTGCCCAGCATGGAATGGTCGAAGAGATTCGGCGGCGCAGCCTGGCCGTCGACGTCGTGGCCGCGAACGCCACCATTGGCTACTACTCGCACGGCGTGTTCGCCGATCGGCTGGCGACCGATGTGATCGCTCCGCGCCGGGCGCGCGGCTATCAGCAGACCTGGTTGATCGGCCCGTCGATGGGCGGATTCGGAACGTTGTTCTATGCACGCCAGCGTCTGGGCGACGTCACCGGCGTGCTGGCCCTGGCGCCATTTTTGGGCGACCGCGGCTTGATCGACGAGGTTCGGCAAGCGGGCGGCCTGGATCGATGGAAGGGCCCCCCGCGCGTCGACCAGATGAACAGCCACAACTACCAGCGCGAACTTTTGCGCTGGCTGCAAGCCGCCACCCGCGGTCAGGAACCGGCGCCCATCCTGAACATCGGCTTCGGCAACACCGACAAGCTGGCCCGCGCCGACCAGCTACTGGCCGCCGTGCTGCCGCCCGATCACGTCTTCCACACCGACGGCGGCCACAACTGGGGACCGTGGCGCGCGCTGCTGGCGCAGTTCCTCGATCGCGGCGATCTGGCGAAGAGCTGCCGCTACTCGCAGTACCCGATGGGCGTCCACGCATCGGGCCAGTAG
- a CDS encoding TerB family tellurite resistance protein, translated as MAGMELRELNQDERLGLVALIEAVVRADHQVSEEEEGVLADVIEALGPEAYDAAVEKVDEELDGDEALKRFLQRITRPEARELIYGTVLELAMSDVISGNESTLLGWLADTWQIKTEFETQPDL; from the coding sequence ATGGCCGGCATGGAACTGCGCGAGCTGAATCAGGACGAACGACTGGGCTTGGTGGCGCTGATCGAAGCGGTCGTGCGCGCCGACCACCAGGTGTCGGAAGAAGAAGAGGGCGTGCTGGCTGACGTCATCGAAGCGCTGGGCCCCGAGGCCTACGACGCCGCGGTGGAGAAAGTCGACGAAGAGCTGGACGGCGACGAGGCGCTGAAGAGGTTCTTGCAGCGAATCACCCGCCCGGAGGCGCGCGAGCTGATCTACGGGACAGTGCTGGAGCTGGCGATGTCCGACGTGATCTCTGGAAACGAATCGACGCTGCTGGGCTGGCTGGCCGACACCTGGCAGATCAAGACCGAGTTCGAGACGCAGCCCGATCTTTGA
- a CDS encoding TatD family hydrolase — protein sequence MRLFDPHIHMTSRTTDDYQAMAAAGIAAVVEPAFWVGQPRTHVGTFEDYFLSLIGWERFRAQQFGIRHFCTLALNPKEANNAKVADGVITLLDRYLQKDGVVAVGEIGYDDQTPAEDRCFAAQLELALKHQLPVLIHTPHRDKKRGTERTLALLRETNFPPGLALVDHNSEETLPVTLDAGCWAGHSIYPYTKMDEARMVSLVQKYGSERILVNSAADWGVSDPLKVPKTVAAFREAGIPDSAIETICWSNPVRFFAQSQRLDLPAAPGQPVGGAPIDQRQLWEGSSVLRGQVPRVDPQR from the coding sequence ATGCGCCTGTTTGATCCGCACATCCACATGACGTCGCGAACCACCGATGACTATCAAGCCATGGCCGCCGCCGGCATCGCTGCCGTGGTCGAACCGGCGTTCTGGGTCGGGCAACCGCGCACGCACGTGGGCACGTTCGAGGATTACTTCCTGTCGCTCATCGGCTGGGAGCGGTTTCGGGCCCAGCAGTTTGGCATCCGCCATTTCTGCACGCTGGCCTTGAACCCCAAAGAGGCGAACAACGCCAAGGTGGCCGACGGAGTGATCACCCTCCTTGATCGTTACCTGCAGAAAGACGGCGTGGTGGCGGTGGGCGAGATCGGCTACGACGATCAGACGCCAGCCGAGGATCGCTGTTTCGCCGCGCAGCTGGAGCTGGCCCTCAAGCATCAGCTGCCGGTGTTGATCCACACCCCTCACCGCGACAAGAAGCGCGGCACCGAACGCACCCTGGCCCTGCTGCGCGAGACCAATTTTCCGCCCGGGCTGGCCTTGGTTGATCACAACAGCGAAGAGACCTTGCCCGTGACCCTGGACGCCGGCTGCTGGGCCGGGCATTCGATCTACCCGTACACCAAGATGGACGAGGCGCGCATGGTCTCGCTGGTGCAGAAGTACGGCAGCGAACGCATCCTGGTGAACAGCGCCGCCGACTGGGGCGTGAGCGATCCGCTGAAGGTGCCAAAGACGGTGGCGGCCTTCCGTGAAGCGGGTATCCCCGACAGCGCCATCGAGACCATCTGCTGGAGCAACCCGGTGCGCTTCTTCGCGCAAAGCCAGCGCCTGGATCTGCCGGCCGCGCCCGGCCAGCCGGTGGGCGGTGCGCCCATCGATCAGCGGCAGCTTTGGGAAGGCAGCTCGGTCCTACGCGGTCAAGTCCCGCGTGTCGATCCGCAGCGCTGA
- a CDS encoding EboA domain-containing protein, translated as MSLNAAAIFLGAAAGEPAAAWLREALTDIDKERPTITSFERAWAAAGRRLGTAHLAASLEEEQTLPFSPAGFCADEYGRTLLLRAVLAGQPPGTHTGLVDDIYTTGELREQQAVLRALPHLPDPQRFAIIAVEAVRTNALTVIESIACENPYPARFFPDPAFNQLVLKCLFCTVSLRRLDGLSERISPELKRMVAGYVSERRAGGRPVPEDTSLILEGDTHAPV; from the coding sequence ATGTCGTTGAACGCCGCCGCGATCTTTCTGGGCGCCGCCGCGGGAGAACCCGCCGCCGCCTGGCTGCGCGAAGCGTTGACCGACATCGACAAAGAACGCCCGACCATCACCTCTTTCGAACGCGCGTGGGCCGCCGCCGGGCGCCGCCTGGGAACGGCGCACCTGGCTGCCAGCCTCGAGGAAGAACAGACGCTGCCGTTTTCGCCGGCCGGCTTTTGCGCCGACGAGTACGGCCGGACGCTGCTGTTGCGGGCGGTGCTGGCCGGCCAGCCGCCTGGCACGCACACCGGCCTGGTCGACGACATCTACACCACCGGCGAGCTACGCGAACAGCAGGCCGTGTTGCGCGCGCTGCCGCACCTGCCGGACCCGCAGCGTTTCGCCATCATCGCCGTCGAGGCGGTGCGCACCAACGCCCTGACGGTGATTGAATCCATCGCCTGCGAGAACCCCTACCCGGCGCGTTTTTTCCCCGATCCAGCGTTCAATCAACTGGTACTCAAATGCCTGTTCTGCACCGTTTCGCTGCGGCGATTGGACGGCCTTTCTGAGCGCATCAGCCCCGAGCTGAAGCGCATGGTCGCCGGTTACGTCAGCGAACGCCGCGCCGGCGGACGGCCCGTCCCCGAGGACACCAGCCTGATTCTAGAAGGAGACACGCATGCGCCTGTTTGA